Proteins co-encoded in one Prunus persica cultivar Lovell chromosome G6, Prunus_persica_NCBIv2, whole genome shotgun sequence genomic window:
- the LOC18772462 gene encoding phosphoenolpyruvate carboxylase kinase 1, with amino-acid sequence MYDTLKDAYQLFEEIGRGRFGTIIRAFCPNSAEFVACKIIDKSGLTDAQDRACLEKEPKIMSLLAPHPNILKLFNVFETDDSLAMVLELCEPTTLYDRIIKRPLSEPEAASIIKQLLEAISHCHRVGVVHRDLKPENILFDSRNNLKLADFGSAEWVSEGGSMEGVVGTPYYVAPEVLMGRAYNEKVDVWSAGVMLYIMLGGIPPFYGESASDIFEAVLRGNLRFPPKVFRSVSPAAKDLLRKMICRDVSRRFSADQALRHPWILGGGEANPID; translated from the coding sequence ATGTATGACACATTGAAGGACGCCTACCAACTGTTTGAAGAAATCGGCCGCGGCCGATTCGGCACAATCATCCGAGCTTTCTGCCCCAACTCCGCCGAGTTCGTCGCCTGCAAAATCATCGACAAATCGGGCCTCACCGATGCCCAAGACCGCGCCTGCCTCGAGAAAGAGCCCAAGATCATGAGCCTTCTCGCTCCTCACCCCAACATTCTCAAGCTCTTCAACGTCTTCGAAACCGACGACTCTTTGGCCATGGTGCTCGAGCTCTGCGAACCCACTACTCTCTACGACCGGATCATCAAGCGCCCGCTCTCCGAACCCGAAGCCGCCTCCATCATCAAGCAGCTTCTCGAAGCGATTTCGCATTGCCACAGGGTCGGCGTCGTTCACAGGGACCTGAAGCCGGAGAACATTCTGTTCGACTCCAGGAACAATTTGAAGCTCGCGGACTTTGGGTCGGCGGAGTGGGTCAGTGAGGGAGGGTCCATGGAGGGCGTGGTGGGCACGCCATACTATGTTGCGCCGGAGGTGTTGATGGGAAGAGCGTACAATGAGAAGGTCGATGTTTGGAGCGCCGGCGTGATGCTGTACATAATGCTCGGTGGGATTCCGCCGTTTTACGGTGAGTCGGCTTCCGATATTTTCGAGGCCGTTTTGAGAGGGAATTTGAGATTTCCTCCGAAAGTTTTCCGATCTGTGTCTCCGGCTGCCAAGGATCTGTTAAGGAAGATGATTTGCAGAGACGTTTCCAGGAGATTCTCCGCTGACCAGGCACTTA